One Ignavibacteria bacterium DNA segment encodes these proteins:
- the uvrA gene encoding excinuclease ABC subunit UvrA — protein sequence MSYLDKISVRGARVHNLRNIDVDIPRNSLVVFTGLSGSGKSSLAFDTIYAEGQRRFMETLSSYARQFIGNIERPDVDKIEGLSPSISIEQKTISHNPRSTVGTVTEIYDFLRLLFARCGTQYSPDTGKEVVRQSLDQIFKIVLKEFFGKNINILSPVVKGRKGHYRELFSEILSDGYTKVRTDGELKEITEGMSLDRFKIHDIEVVIDRVTVAEKSRMRIYDSLELALRYGDGVVIINNGKSDKLFNEKLSDPVTGRSFSEPAPNSFSFNSPYGWCKECYGHGEKRRIDENLIIPDKNLSFSQGGIAPIGLPKKTWISSMVYGLLENFHSTPDTPIKDYSKVLLDTILFGSSEKINFTYTNAAGRISNYSHKFTGIVKYIDQLSSDTTSQHIKNWSESFMSVTVCNSCKGGRLKEDALWVKIDDKNIHDITKMSILSAYEYLCNLKFDNNKNILAAPILKEIQERLRFLLNVGLDYLTLNRSAKTLSGGEAQRIRLATQIGSQLTGVLYILDEPSIGLHQRDNLRLINSLKHLRDIGNSVIVVEHDREMIESADFLVDLGPKAGEHGGKVVAKGNPKELTGNSITADYINGKKHIPVPAKRRNGNGLHLTLKGATGNNLKNITLKVPLGKFICITGVSGSGKSTLINDTLYKILNKKLMKGAENPLPYASIDGVSATIKGRYIKYVDKIIEIDQSPIGRTPRSNPATYTGLFTHIRDIYTSLPESKIRGYKVGRFSFNVKSGRCEECEGGGLKKIEMNFLPDVYVTCDTCKGHRYNSETLSILYKGKSIADVLDMTVEEAVNFFEAFPSLKRKLKTLYDVGLGYIRLGQQATTLSGGEAQRVKLATELAKIQTGRTFYILDEPTTGLHFEDINMLLDVLNKLVNKGNTVVVIEHNMDVIKSADWIIDLGPEGGDAGGQIVAEGTPEEIVKKHIKVSYTAQFLKKELIDY from the coding sequence ATTTCATATTTAGATAAAATATCGGTTAGAGGAGCAAGGGTACACAACCTTAGGAATATCGACGTGGATATTCCAAGAAACAGTCTGGTAGTATTCACAGGATTATCCGGTTCGGGTAAATCATCGCTTGCTTTTGACACTATTTATGCAGAAGGGCAAAGACGATTTATGGAAACACTCTCATCTTATGCGAGGCAATTTATAGGAAATATAGAGAGGCCAGACGTTGACAAAATAGAAGGGCTATCGCCATCAATCTCAATTGAACAGAAAACTATCTCTCACAATCCGCGCTCGACTGTCGGAACAGTCACCGAAATATACGACTTCCTGAGACTTCTTTTTGCAAGATGCGGAACCCAGTACTCTCCAGATACTGGAAAGGAAGTTGTAAGACAATCCCTTGATCAGATATTCAAGATTGTACTAAAGGAATTCTTCGGAAAGAATATAAATATTTTAAGTCCTGTAGTAAAAGGTCGCAAAGGACATTACAGAGAACTCTTCAGTGAAATTCTTTCTGATGGCTACACTAAAGTTAGAACTGACGGCGAGCTGAAGGAAATAACAGAGGGAATGAGCCTTGACAGGTTTAAGATTCACGATATTGAGGTTGTAATTGACAGAGTTACAGTAGCAGAGAAATCGAGAATGAGAATATATGATTCTCTTGAACTGGCTTTGAGGTACGGAGATGGAGTAGTAATAATCAACAATGGTAAAAGCGATAAGCTTTTCAACGAAAAGCTATCTGACCCTGTTACAGGAAGAAGTTTTTCTGAACCAGCGCCTAATTCATTCTCTTTTAATTCACCATACGGCTGGTGCAAGGAATGTTACGGACACGGAGAAAAAAGAAGGATTGATGAGAATTTAATAATTCCAGATAAGAACTTATCTTTTTCTCAAGGCGGAATAGCTCCGATAGGCTTACCCAAAAAGACATGGATTTCTTCCATGGTATACGGACTGCTTGAGAATTTCCATAGCACACCTGATACACCAATTAAAGATTATTCTAAAGTACTATTAGACACTATATTATTCGGAAGTTCAGAGAAGATAAATTTTACATACACGAATGCTGCCGGAAGAATATCAAATTACTCACATAAGTTTACCGGTATTGTCAAGTATATAGACCAGCTTTCGAGCGATACAACATCGCAGCATATTAAGAACTGGTCTGAAAGTTTTATGAGCGTCACAGTATGTAACTCTTGCAAAGGAGGGAGGTTAAAGGAAGATGCTTTATGGGTAAAGATTGATGATAAGAACATACATGATATTACAAAGATGTCAATATTATCGGCTTACGAATATCTTTGTAACCTAAAGTTTGATAATAACAAAAACATACTTGCAGCACCGATCTTAAAAGAGATTCAAGAGAGGCTAAGATTTCTTCTGAATGTGGGACTTGATTATCTTACACTAAATAGAAGTGCAAAAACTTTGTCGGGCGGTGAAGCTCAAAGAATAAGATTAGCTACTCAAATAGGTTCGCAGCTAACGGGAGTATTGTATATACTCGATGAACCTTCGATTGGTCTGCATCAACGAGATAATTTAAGACTGATAAATTCACTGAAACATTTGCGTGATATTGGTAATTCAGTTATTGTTGTAGAGCATGACAGAGAAATGATTGAGTCGGCGGATTTTCTTGTTGACCTTGGACCCAAAGCTGGAGAGCACGGCGGTAAGGTAGTTGCAAAGGGAAATCCGAAGGAACTAACCGGTAATTCTATTACTGCTGATTATATAAACGGTAAGAAGCATATTCCTGTTCCTGCTAAAAGACGCAATGGAAACGGACTGCACTTAACTCTTAAAGGTGCGACGGGTAATAATCTGAAGAACATAACGCTAAAAGTACCACTTGGAAAATTCATATGCATAACAGGAGTAAGCGGCTCAGGTAAATCCACTCTTATAAATGATACTTTGTACAAGATATTAAATAAGAAGCTCATGAAAGGAGCTGAAAATCCTCTTCCTTATGCATCGATTGATGGTGTATCTGCGACGATAAAGGGAAGATACATTAAATATGTTGACAAGATAATCGAGATAGACCAATCCCCTATCGGCAGGACTCCGAGAAGCAATCCTGCCACATATACCGGACTGTTTACGCACATAAGGGATATATACACTTCATTACCTGAGTCAAAAATAAGAGGTTATAAAGTAGGAAGATTTTCATTTAATGTTAAAAGCGGAAGATGCGAAGAATGTGAAGGAGGTGGTCTGAAAAAGATTGAAATGAATTTCCTTCCAGACGTTTATGTTACATGCGATACCTGCAAGGGGCACAGATACAATTCAGAGACTTTGAGCATTTTATACAAAGGGAAATCAATAGCAGACGTACTTGATATGACTGTAGAGGAAGCAGTAAATTTCTTTGAAGCTTTCCCTTCTCTTAAACGCAAACTAAAAACCCTGTATGATGTAGGTCTTGGATACATACGACTCGGACAGCAGGCAACAACATTATCGGGCGGGGAGGCACAGAGAGTAAAACTTGCCACTGAACTCGCAAAAATACAGACCGGTAGAACATTTTATATACTTGACGAGCCAACGACAGGACTACATTTTGAAGATATTAATATGCTGCTTGATGTGCTTAATAAACTCGTTAATAAAGGGAATACAGTAGTTGTAATAGAACATAATATGGATGTAATCAAATCTGCTGACTGGATTATTGACCTTGGTCCTGAGGGAGGTGATGCCGGAGGACAGATTGTTGCAGAAGGAACTCCGGAGGAAATTGTTAAGAAGCATATAAAGGTTTCCTATACAGCACAATTTTTAAAGAAAGAACTGATTGATTACTAA
- a CDS encoding N(4)-(beta-N-acetylglucosaminyl)-L-asparaginase has translation MKPVVISTWKHGIAANEAAYDLMAGGENSLDAVEAGVKVAEDDPEVLSVGYGGLPDADGRVTLDAAIMDWKARVGSVICVENIKNPIKLARLVLENTEHTILAGDGAYDYAIKNGFKPQSLLTENSLRRYKDWKKSNSTKPEEIHTDDFVKPWQKENNLDINADGNHDTIGMVAVDADSHVSASCTTSGMAWKLHGRVGDSPVIGAGLYVDGEIGGAASTGRGEECIRACGSFLIVEMMRLGLSPKEACRVACERVFKLNLLSSKNRDHLYQVGFIALNKQGEYGAFSIRKGFQYAVYKNGKNNLFDSEYLVNEDYIIEDL, from the coding sequence ATGAAACCAGTTGTAATCTCAACATGGAAACATGGCATCGCTGCTAATGAAGCTGCTTATGACCTTATGGCAGGAGGTGAAAACTCGCTCGATGCTGTTGAGGCTGGTGTTAAGGTTGCCGAAGACGACCCTGAAGTCTTAAGCGTCGGTTACGGTGGTCTGCCCGATGCTGACGGTCGCGTTACTCTCGACGCGGCTATAATGGACTGGAAAGCTCGTGTCGGTTCTGTCATTTGTGTCGAGAACATTAAGAATCCGATTAAACTTGCAAGGCTCGTCCTCGAAAATACCGAACACACTATCCTTGCCGGTGACGGTGCTTATGACTATGCCATTAAAAACGGGTTTAAACCGCAAAGCCTCCTTACTGAAAATTCTTTAAGGCGTTATAAAGATTGGAAAAAATCGAACTCCACTAAACCCGAAGAAATACATACCGATGATTTTGTTAAGCCTTGGCAAAAAGAAAATAATTTGGATATTAACGCCGACGGCAATCACGATACTATAGGCATGGTAGCTGTTGACGCTGATTCACACGTTTCTGCTTCTTGCACTACAAGCGGTATGGCGTGGAAACTCCACGGCAGAGTCGGTGATTCTCCCGTTATAGGCGCAGGTCTATATGTTGACGGTGAAATCGGAGGGGCTGCGTCAACAGGTCGCGGGGAAGAATGTATCCGTGCCTGCGGCAGTTTTCTTATCGTTGAGATGATGAGGCTCGGATTATCTCCGAAAGAAGCTTGCAGAGTCGCATGCGAGAGGGTTTTTAAACTTAATCTTCTTTCAAGCAAAAACAGAGACCATCTTTATCAGGTTGGATTTATTGCGTTAAATAAACAAGGCGAGTATGGTGCATTCAGTATCAGAAAAGGATTCCAGTATGCAGTTTATAAAAATGGAAAGAATAATTTGTTTGACAGTGAATATTTAGTAAATGAAGATTACATTATAGAAGATTTATAA
- a CDS encoding S8 family serine peptidase encodes MEKIKLCLLLVFISIASLALAANDSANTKYWIIFSDKDGIKQEDVIKYNSFEYKAGLELLTEKAINRRLKVLRKEELIGFADLPVSNKYIDKIMNMKIDVIAKSRWFNGVSAYLTQSQLESLKKLEFVNQIFAVKKLYKQGFESTSPVFLKTYYESITEHDSMNVYDYGKSFNQMMLVNVPAVHNLGITGSGVMVASFDDGFEWKTHEALMGLNVLDEFDFINKDKNTAREKNQKYTDSESQGGHGTATLSSLAGFKEGKLIGPAFNSDYILAKTEYVSSETPMEEDFWLEAAEWAEALGADVITSSLVYKAFDKPFLDNSYTYADFDGKTSIITIAGDLAAHYGVVVCNATGNYYQTDPPSLGSASDGDSVIGIGAVDKQGNVTTFSSNGPTSDGRIKPDIVAPGATVYVARMGEGNNYDYSNGTSFSTPITAGVCALILSAHPELTAMQVREALRNTANNSSTPNNVIGWGLINAYKAMLYFGAVWGKETITERNNKKIVRIGFASNDFTQPSSVKFNYRTPKSKKFKSVDMTLVHQIEKDNYSGVYEFVSNEYKGTAEKDEIEYYFTVNINGKELTYPKK; translated from the coding sequence ATGGAAAAAATAAAACTCTGTTTGTTATTAGTCTTTATTAGCATTGCTTCGCTGGCTTTAGCCGCTAATGACAGCGCAAACACAAAATACTGGATTATCTTTTCGGATAAAGACGGGATAAAACAAGAAGATGTGATTAAGTATAACTCATTTGAGTATAAAGCAGGTTTAGAGTTACTTACTGAGAAAGCCATTAATCGACGTTTGAAAGTACTGAGAAAAGAAGAATTGATTGGGTTTGCAGACCTGCCTGTTTCAAATAAATACATTGACAAAATTATGAACATGAAAATTGATGTTATTGCTAAATCGAGATGGTTCAACGGCGTAAGTGCTTACCTGACACAATCACAGCTCGAATCTCTGAAGAAACTTGAATTTGTTAACCAAATATTTGCTGTTAAGAAGCTTTACAAACAAGGTTTTGAAAGCACCTCTCCCGTTTTTCTTAAAACTTATTATGAAAGTATTACGGAACATGATTCGATGAATGTATATGATTACGGAAAATCGTTTAATCAGATGATGCTCGTAAATGTACCTGCGGTTCACAATCTTGGAATAACGGGCAGCGGAGTAATGGTTGCAAGCTTTGACGACGGTTTTGAATGGAAGACTCATGAAGCGCTGATGGGCTTGAATGTTCTTGATGAGTTTGATTTTATTAATAAGGACAAAAACACAGCAAGAGAAAAGAATCAGAAATATACTGATTCGGAATCTCAGGGGGGACACGGAACAGCAACTCTGTCTTCGCTTGCAGGTTTCAAGGAAGGAAAGCTTATAGGTCCCGCGTTCAATTCAGATTATATACTTGCAAAGACTGAATACGTATCTTCAGAAACACCTATGGAAGAGGACTTCTGGCTTGAAGCAGCGGAATGGGCTGAAGCACTCGGCGCCGACGTTATTACAAGTTCGCTTGTTTACAAAGCATTTGACAAACCTTTTCTGGATAATTCATACACTTACGCGGACTTTGACGGGAAAACTTCAATCATCACGATTGCAGGAGATCTTGCTGCACATTACGGTGTGGTAGTCTGCAACGCAACCGGTAATTATTACCAGACCGACCCACCTTCTTTAGGTTCGGCATCTGATGGTGATTCAGTAATAGGGATTGGTGCGGTAGACAAGCAAGGGAATGTTACGACCTTCAGCTCAAACGGACCGACAAGTGACGGACGGATAAAACCGGACATAGTTGCTCCAGGTGCGACTGTTTATGTTGCAAGAATGGGAGAGGGAAATAATTATGATTATTCGAACGGTACATCTTTCTCAACTCCTATAACGGCAGGTGTATGCGCTTTGATTCTTTCTGCACATCCGGAACTAACAGCAATGCAGGTTAGAGAGGCATTGAGGAATACTGCAAACAACAGCTCTACACCTAACAATGTAATTGGTTGGGGATTGATTAATGCATACAAAGCAATGCTTTATTTCGGTGCAGTATGGGGAAAAGAAACTATTACTGAAAGGAATAACAAAAAAATTGTCAGGATAGGATTTGCTTCGAATGATTTCACACAACCATCATCCGTTAAATTCAATTACAGGACTCCGAAAAGTAAGAAGTTTAAATCGGTTGATATGACACTGGTGCATCAGATTGAAAAAGATAATTACTCGGGGGTGTATGAATTCGTATCTAATGAATACAAGGGAACTGCTGAAAAAGATGAGATTGAATATTATTTTACCGTAAATATTAACGGAAAAGAATTAACATATCCGAAGAAATAG
- a CDS encoding amidohydrolase family protein, whose product MDRYLILKNGIVLTFDKEDNVGYYNIVIKNNVIHQVDYYNELASDRNIYTKYPGVNIIDAKDKIIIPAFINSNINSSFALSSVFFERLNYDKLAENLSLAILEKHFTSQEFKIDLKNLLTFSYYRALSNGELFLNETSNYLSKDFLQEYHKHNFLIVQDIIFTSFSEAFSRYLSEIKKFHSIGIRDESDINNYTLSSAAKAVKDGKSKIFFEVLQKSTGQDNIRRTFSKSIFKVLGENEFLDRRVIFSNPINIQKDELDYLSDKQLNAVLCPSDILKLGEKRIESLDLTKYGINVSLGTGLLGKSVLAEMKLFSHLVKKGTLSYRQILKMAIVNPAKMFEVFETHGSIEKNKVANIILFDVSDLRNYLITPDINSEKVSEHIVENLDAKDISDIIVKGNVIRRDYKSKLFDTDTMKKTTSELIKKIVETGKYYEFKEKYLMRKRIDDLATGIKEERKLIITTGADSDERKITENPIISDSEFRVIGVRKDVNPIRSSDDDYTDSKNDYSVKEIKDISDGIEFFDDVELNENDNPLKEIKKSEPTKKVFFDDLGGNIKITKPNEKKESEKEDSKIITSTPKESTNKSVTFKKGKIRFGFSDEDKK is encoded by the coding sequence ATGGATAGATATTTAATTCTTAAAAACGGTATTGTGCTGACTTTCGATAAGGAAGACAATGTAGGCTATTATAATATCGTCATTAAGAATAATGTTATCCATCAGGTAGACTATTACAATGAGCTTGCTTCCGACAGGAATATCTACACAAAGTATCCCGGGGTAAATATCATAGATGCCAAGGATAAAATAATTATACCTGCTTTCATAAACTCTAACATCAATTCTTCTTTCGCACTCAGCAGTGTATTCTTCGAACGTCTTAACTACGATAAACTTGCTGAGAACCTGTCGCTTGCAATTCTTGAAAAACATTTTACAAGTCAGGAGTTTAAGATTGATTTAAAGAATCTTTTGACTTTCAGCTACTACAGAGCACTTTCAAACGGGGAACTGTTCCTTAATGAAACCTCGAATTATTTATCAAAGGATTTTCTGCAGGAGTACCACAAGCATAATTTTCTTATAGTTCAGGATATTATTTTTACTTCCTTCAGCGAAGCATTTAGCAGGTATCTTTCAGAAATTAAAAAGTTTCATTCAATCGGTATCAGGGATGAATCGGATATTAACAATTATACCCTTAGTTCTGCAGCTAAAGCCGTTAAAGACGGTAAAAGCAAGATATTTTTTGAAGTGTTGCAGAAATCAACCGGACAGGATAATATAAGAAGAACTTTTTCTAAGTCTATCTTCAAAGTTCTTGGTGAGAATGAATTCCTCGATAGAAGAGTTATTTTTTCTAATCCGATTAACATTCAAAAGGATGAACTCGATTATCTGTCTGACAAACAGCTCAATGCAGTCCTATGCCCGAGCGATATTCTTAAACTTGGTGAAAAGAGAATTGAGTCTCTTGACCTGACTAAATACGGTATAAATGTAAGTTTAGGTACGGGATTGCTCGGGAAATCGGTTCTTGCCGAAATGAAACTGTTTTCTCATCTTGTTAAAAAAGGAACCTTGTCTTACAGGCAGATACTAAAGATGGCAATTGTTAATCCTGCAAAGATGTTCGAGGTCTTCGAAACTCATGGCAGTATTGAGAAGAATAAAGTTGCCAACATAATCCTTTTTGACGTTTCGGATTTAAGAAACTATCTTATTACTCCGGATATAAACTCTGAAAAGGTTTCAGAACACATTGTGGAAAATCTTGACGCAAAAGATATCAGCGATATAATCGTTAAAGGTAATGTAATTAGAAGGGATTACAAGAGTAAGCTCTTCGATACGGATACAATGAAGAAGACTACATCAGAACTGATTAAGAAAATAGTCGAAACGGGCAAGTACTATGAGTTCAAGGAAAAGTACCTTATGAGAAAAAGAATTGATGACCTCGCCACAGGCATTAAAGAAGAACGTAAGCTTATTATTACTACAGGTGCAGATAGTGATGAACGTAAGATTACTGAAAATCCTATCATTTCAGATAGTGAATTCAGAGTAATAGGAGTAAGAAAGGACGTTAATCCCATTAGGTCATCTGATGATGATTATACAGATTCCAAAAATGATTACAGTGTCAAAGAAATAAAAGATATAAGTGATGGAATAGAATTCTTCGATGATGTAGAGCTTAATGAGAATGATAATCCTCTGAAAGAAATAAAGAAATCAGAGCCTACAAAGAAAGTTTTCTTTGATGATTTAGGGGGAAATATAAAAATTACTAAACCAAATGAAAAGAAAGAGTCCGAAAAAGAAGATTCAAAAATCATAACGTCCACTCCGAAGGAAAGTACAAACAAATCTGTTACTTTCAAAAAAGGTAAAATTCGATTTGGTTTCTCAGACGAGGATAAGAAATAA
- a CDS encoding ribose-phosphate pyrophosphokinase, whose protein sequence is MSDLKIFTGTNSLNLGEKIANLLNVIPGNREIKHFSDGEIWMRYNENIRGRDVFIIQSTNPPSDNIMELLIMIDAAKRSSALRVNAVIPYFGYARQDRKDQPRVSITAKLISNLIEKAGADRVITMDLHASQIQGFFDMPVDHLYGSAVFLKHFYDLNIQNLAVCSPDVGSIKMARAYAKRLHADLILIDKRRPKQNVAEIMNIIGEVKDKNVLVIDDLIDTAGTFVNAVNAVKEKGALEIYGACTHAILSGEAMKRIEDSPLKKLYVTDTIPLKQTSVKIEVKSVASIFAEAIIRTNKDESISSLFDIVV, encoded by the coding sequence ATGTCTGACTTAAAAATATTTACCGGTACAAACTCTCTGAATCTTGGAGAGAAAATAGCAAATCTTCTCAATGTGATTCCTGGCAACAGAGAGATAAAACACTTTTCTGACGGTGAAATCTGGATGCGGTATAATGAGAATATACGCGGGAGGGATGTTTTCATTATACAATCCACCAATCCCCCGTCTGATAACATAATGGAACTTCTTATAATGATAGACGCTGCAAAGCGTTCATCGGCATTGAGAGTGAATGCCGTTATTCCCTATTTCGGATATGCCCGTCAGGACAGGAAAGACCAGCCGAGAGTCTCAATAACTGCAAAGCTAATATCTAACCTAATCGAAAAAGCTGGGGCGGACAGGGTCATAACTATGGACCTTCACGCGTCACAGATCCAGGGATTCTTTGATATGCCCGTTGATCACCTTTACGGGTCGGCGGTATTCCTGAAACACTTTTACGATTTAAACATCCAGAACCTCGCAGTATGCTCACCCGACGTAGGAAGTATTAAAATGGCGAGAGCTTATGCAAAAAGACTTCATGCAGACCTAATTCTCATAGATAAAAGGAGACCGAAACAAAACGTCGCGGAAATTATGAATATAATAGGAGAGGTAAAAGATAAAAACGTACTTGTTATTGACGACCTTATTGATACTGCAGGAACGTTTGTTAATGCTGTGAACGCGGTAAAGGAAAAAGGTGCTTTGGAAATTTATGGTGCCTGCACGCATGCAATTCTTTCGGGAGAAGCGATGAAAAGGATAGAAGATTCACCGCTCAAGAAACTCTACGTTACTGATACAATCCCTCTGAAACAAACATCGGTGAAAATTGAAGTGAAGTCTGTAGCGTCAATCTTCGCAGAAGCTATAATCAGAACAAATAAGGATGAGTCAATCAGCTCATTGTTTGACATAGTGGTGTAG
- a CDS encoding DegT/DnrJ/EryC1/StrS family aminotransferase: MGFRIPLYIPVLSGNEKKYVNECLDSTWISSKGKFIHEFEDKFCEYIGAKYAASVSNGTTALHLALETLGITAGDEVIVPTFTYIASVSAIVYTGATPVFVDSIEETWQLDPEDVKKKINPKTKAIMVVHLYGQMCDMDEIMKIADENNLFVIEDCAEAFGSRYKGKYAGTFGNIAAFSFYGNKTITTGEGGMLVSNDYYLYDKAYHLKMHGVSSVREYWHDVIGYNYRMTNICAAIGLAQIENADEIIKKKRVIAELYAENLKGLPLTWHKEQKETVHSYWMFSILVESVKVREALRNFLSENGIETRPTFYPAHTMPMFTHTYQKFRVAEGIAIRGINLPCFPELKMEQVIEVCNAIKSFYK, from the coding sequence ATGGGTTTCAGAATTCCATTGTACATTCCGGTTTTATCGGGGAATGAAAAAAAGTACGTGAATGAGTGTCTTGATTCCACATGGATTTCATCAAAGGGGAAATTCATTCATGAGTTTGAGGACAAATTTTGCGAATACATCGGGGCTAAATACGCTGCATCAGTTTCAAACGGAACGACTGCACTTCACCTTGCGCTTGAAACGCTCGGAATAACTGCCGGTGACGAGGTTATTGTTCCTACGTTTACGTACATAGCATCTGTGAGTGCTATTGTTTATACGGGAGCTACCCCTGTATTCGTTGATTCAATTGAGGAAACATGGCAGCTTGACCCTGAAGATGTTAAGAAGAAAATCAATCCGAAGACAAAAGCAATAATGGTTGTTCATCTTTACGGTCAAATGTGCGACATGGATGAGATAATGAAAATTGCAGATGAGAACAATCTATTCGTAATCGAAGACTGTGCGGAAGCGTTTGGGTCCCGGTATAAAGGAAAATACGCCGGTACTTTCGGAAACATAGCAGCTTTCAGTTTTTACGGTAATAAAACAATTACAACAGGAGAAGGCGGAATGCTTGTATCGAACGATTACTACCTTTATGACAAAGCTTACCACCTAAAAATGCATGGAGTATCGAGCGTAAGGGAATACTGGCATGACGTAATAGGATATAATTATAGAATGACAAACATCTGTGCCGCTATTGGACTTGCACAGATTGAAAATGCAGATGAGATTATTAAGAAGAAAAGAGTGATAGCAGAATTATACGCAGAAAACCTTAAGGGGCTTCCTTTAACATGGCATAAAGAACAGAAAGAGACCGTACACTCATACTGGATGTTTTCCATACTGGTAGAAAGCGTCAAAGTAAGGGAGGCTTTGCGGAACTTCCTTTCAGAGAACGGTATTGAGACACGACCTACTTTTTATCCTGCCCATACTATGCCGATGTTTACTCACACGTATCAGAAGTTCAGAGTTGCAGAAGGAATTGCTATAAGAGGAATTAATTTACCGTGTTTTCCTGAGCTGAAGATGGAGCAGGTAATTGAGGTATGCAATGCCATTAAGAGTTTTTATAAGTAA
- a CDS encoding dihydrolipoamide acetyltransferase family protein, with product MLVDIIMPKMGESIMEGTILKWLKQPGDKVERDEPLLEISTDKVDTEVPSPESGILAELLYKENDTVEVGNVLAKLETDSSASVTPKQTSNEELKKEETIKETSVPAKDEVKLTPVLKEEEIKAEGGFYSPLVLNIAKKEGVGSSELSSIKGTGLQGRVTKKDILEYISKRGTAPSLKTETAVPVKATAAPVKKEFPKQEINYNEEGLSVLEFDNIRQKMAEHMVESVAISPHVNAIAEVDLTNVEKARKKMAAEFEANEGFKLTYMPFIAEAVIKALKDFPLINSIIDDSSKPFKAITRSKINLGMAVAMENGGLIVPVIKNADGMNLVGISRSVNDLGKRARVKKLTLDEIQGGTFTISNYGVFGNIIGTMVINQPQVAIMGVGAIKKRPAVLETPDGDFVVIKPMVYLTLSFDHRLIDGALGGRFIMRVAHYLENYQG from the coding sequence ATGTTAGTTGATATTATTATGCCCAAAATGGGTGAGTCAATAATGGAAGGCACTATACTTAAATGGCTTAAACAGCCGGGCGATAAGGTTGAAAGAGATGAACCTTTACTCGAAATTTCTACGGATAAAGTCGATACAGAAGTCCCCTCACCTGAATCAGGAATTTTAGCAGAATTGCTTTATAAAGAAAATGATACAGTTGAAGTAGGCAATGTTTTAGCTAAACTGGAAACTGACTCAAGCGCAAGCGTAACTCCGAAGCAAACATCAAATGAAGAGTTAAAAAAAGAGGAAACAATTAAGGAAACTTCTGTACCTGCAAAAGATGAGGTTAAATTAACACCAGTTTTGAAAGAGGAGGAAATAAAAGCTGAAGGAGGGTTTTATTCACCACTTGTTCTAAACATAGCGAAGAAAGAAGGGGTAGGATCATCAGAACTTTCATCGATAAAAGGCACTGGTTTGCAAGGTAGAGTAACAAAGAAAGATATATTAGAATATATTTCAAAAAGAGGAACAGCACCTTCTTTAAAGACCGAAACAGCGGTTCCCGTAAAAGCAACCGCAGCACCTGTAAAGAAAGAATTTCCAAAACAGGAAATTAATTATAACGAAGAAGGTTTATCCGTACTTGAGTTTGATAATATTAGACAAAAAATGGCTGAGCATATGGTTGAATCAGTTGCCATATCACCGCACGTAAACGCCATTGCAGAGGTTGACCTTACAAACGTTGAGAAAGCAAGAAAGAAAATGGCGGCAGAGTTTGAAGCGAATGAAGGATTCAAACTGACATACATGCCGTTTATAGCAGAAGCAGTAATAAAAGCATTAAAAGATTTTCCTCTGATAAATTCTATAATTGATGATTCATCAAAACCGTTTAAAGCAATAACCAGGAGCAAGATTAATCTCGGTATGGCAGTAGCGATGGAAAATGGAGGACTTATAGTTCCGGTTATAAAGAATGCTGACGGAATGAATCTCGTAGGCATTTCAAGAAGTGTCAATGACCTCGGAAAAAGAGCACGTGTAAAGAAACTGACGCTTGATGAGATTCAGGGAGGTACGTTTACAATATCAAATTACGGTGTATTCGGTAACATTATAGGAACTATGGTAATAAATCAACCGCAAGTCGCAATAATGGGAGTTGGTGCAATTAAGAAGAGACCAGCAGTATTGGAAACACCCGACGGAGATTTTGTTGTAATAAAACCGATGGTATACTTAACACTTTCGTTTGACCATCGTTTGATAGATGGTGCCCTCGGCGGCAGGTTTATAATGCGTGTTGCACATTATCTTGAAAATTATCAGGGTTAA